A single Pedobacter sp. PACM 27299 DNA region contains:
- the pth gene encoding aminoacyl-tRNA hydrolase: MKYLIVGLGNIGPEYAHTRHNIGFDIADELVKELDGSFSNVRLAYYAELSFKGKKLHVIKPTTYMNLSGKAVNYYMRELRIPLENVLVIVDDLALPLGKLRLKMQGSSAGHNGLKSIEELCGGQAYPRLRFGISDNFSKGRQADYVLGHFDKDEQLELPALISKSVDLIKSFVTIGPALTMTAFNK, from the coding sequence ATGAAATACTTAATTGTTGGTTTAGGGAATATAGGTCCTGAATATGCGCATACCCGTCATAATATTGGTTTTGATATCGCTGATGAGCTGGTAAAGGAGCTTGATGGCTCTTTTTCTAATGTCCGTCTGGCCTATTATGCGGAGCTTTCTTTCAAAGGGAAAAAATTGCACGTCATCAAACCCACTACGTATATGAACCTGAGTGGAAAGGCAGTGAATTACTATATGAGGGAATTGAGAATCCCATTGGAAAATGTATTGGTGATCGTGGATGATCTTGCTTTGCCATTAGGTAAACTCAGGTTGAAAATGCAGGGCAGCAGTGCAGGCCATAACGGCTTGAAAAGCATTGAAGAACTTTGCGGCGGACAAGCTTACCCGAGACTGCGTTTCGGCATCAGCGACAATTTCTCTAAAGGCAGACAGGCAGACTATGTATTAGGCCATTTTGATAAAGACGAACAACTGGAACTTCCAGCACTGATTAGTAAAAGCGTGGACCTGATCAAAAGTTTCGTGACCATCGGTCCAGCTTTAACAATGACTGCCTTTAACAAATAG
- a CDS encoding 50S ribosomal protein L25/general stress protein Ctc codes for MKTIAISGSPRENVGKRDAKELRYEGKVPAVLYGGTEQKHFAVITTELKDAIYTPEANFVEIDINGTKTKAIIKELQFHPLTDLLLHVDFLQLFDDKEILMEIPVKLTGTSPGVKMGGKLVQKLRKLRVRSLPKDMPQTVEVSISKLEVGNLFRVRDIAKADYTITNTPEDTIVSVGMSRALKQAENEANKK; via the coding sequence ATGAAAACAATCGCAATTAGCGGTTCTCCAAGAGAGAACGTAGGGAAACGCGATGCTAAAGAGCTTCGCTATGAAGGTAAAGTTCCTGCAGTATTGTATGGTGGTACAGAGCAAAAACACTTTGCTGTAATTACAACCGAATTAAAGGATGCTATTTACACTCCAGAAGCAAACTTCGTTGAAATTGACATTAATGGTACTAAAACTAAAGCTATCATTAAAGAATTACAATTTCACCCATTAACTGACCTATTGTTACACGTAGATTTTCTTCAGTTATTTGATGACAAAGAAATCTTAATGGAAATCCCAGTTAAATTAACCGGTACTTCTCCAGGTGTTAAAATGGGTGGTAAATTAGTTCAAAAATTACGTAAACTTCGTGTGAGATCACTTCCAAAAGATATGCCTCAAACAGTTGAAGTGAGCATTTCGAAATTAGAAGTTGGCAACTTGTTCCGTGTACGTGATATCGCGAAAGCTGATTACACGATCACTAACACTCCAGAAGATACTATCGTATCAGTTGGTATGTCAAGAGCTTTAAAACAAGCTGAGAACGAAGCTAACAAGAAATAA
- a CDS encoding ribose-phosphate pyrophosphokinase, giving the protein MPLQFNPVKLFAGTGTKELAIQIAESYGKPLGDVTLNRFSDGEFQPSYDETVRGCDVFIINSTYQPNDNLMELLLMIDAAKRASAHYITAVVPYYGLARQDRKDKPRVAIGAKLVANLLKSAGIHRIMTMDLHAAQIQGFFDIPVDHLDGSVIFVPYIKSLGLENLTIASPDMGGSYRARTFAKFFNAEVVICDKRRKRANEIESMSIIGDVVGLDVVLIDDICDTAGTLSKAAALIMEKGAKSVRAVCTHPVLSGKAYETVENSMLAELIVTDTIPLKRQSDKIRVLSTAELFAKAIANVNEHGSISDLFRV; this is encoded by the coding sequence ATGCCATTGCAGTTTAATCCAGTTAAACTTTTTGCCGGAACAGGTACAAAAGAATTAGCAATCCAAATTGCCGAGAGCTACGGCAAACCTTTAGGTGATGTCACCTTGAATAGGTTTAGCGACGGCGAATTTCAACCTTCTTACGATGAAACAGTACGCGGTTGCGATGTCTTCATCATCAATTCTACTTACCAGCCAAATGATAACTTAATGGAGTTGCTGTTAATGATTGATGCCGCTAAACGCGCATCTGCTCATTACATCACTGCAGTAGTTCCTTATTATGGTTTGGCAAGACAGGATAGAAAAGATAAGCCACGTGTTGCGATTGGTGCCAAATTGGTAGCGAACTTGTTAAAATCAGCAGGTATCCATAGAATCATGACAATGGACCTTCATGCTGCTCAGATCCAAGGTTTCTTCGATATTCCTGTAGACCATTTAGATGGTTCAGTAATTTTCGTGCCTTATATCAAAAGCTTAGGCCTGGAGAATCTAACGATTGCTTCACCGGATATGGGTGGTTCTTACAGAGCGCGTACTTTTGCAAAGTTCTTCAATGCAGAGGTGGTGATTTGTGATAAGAGACGGAAACGTGCCAATGAAATTGAATCGATGTCGATCATCGGTGATGTAGTTGGTTTAGATGTGGTTTTAATTGACGATATTTGCGACACCGCAGGTACTTTGTCCAAAGCAGCAGCGCTGATCATGGAAAAAGGAGCGAAAAGTGTGCGTGCAGTTTGTACACACCCGGTGTTATCAGGTAAGGCTTATGAAACGGTAGAAAACTCTATGTTAGCAGAGTTAATCGTGACAGACACCATTCCATTGAAACGTCAGAGTGACAAAATCAGGGTATTGAGTACTGCTGAATTATTTGCAAAAGCAATTGCCAATGTAAATGAGCACGGTTCTATCAGTGACCTATTTAGAGTTTAA